Within Corvus cornix cornix isolate S_Up_H32 chromosome Z, ASM73873v5, whole genome shotgun sequence, the genomic segment ttttgttgttcttttgggggggtggggaggggggattgATGCAGCTTAACTGGGAGAATTGAAGAAGCAGCACACAGTGCTTCCacaatataattaatttttcaacaaACATACCAGCTGCATTATTCAGAGCAAGCCTTGTATTACTTCTGGGATTCTTCTTTGTACATGTCTCTTGTATTTATAGCTTTGGTGTGACTAAGAAAATGAGTAGGGCAGCACCCAGCTAGGCTTACTAGCAAGGACCAGTCACTGCAGTCTGCCTGTAGTGGGGCAACTTTTGGGAGACTGATGCAGCCCAATGCTTCTGTCCGCAGCACTGATGTGTCTGGCACAGGCTGCTTGCAAGACTACTGGGATTGCGTGCATGGCAAATGGGATGGAGCTCAAATATCAAGGAAATTATGGCTAACACTTTTCCCTCGTTGTTgtggaaatatttcctgtgttaAGTCATGAGGTTGCAGTCAAATGGCACGTTTGGATCTCTTCGCAGTGGCAGACATGAGCAATGACTAGGGCTAGTTCTTCAACAGGCAACAGTAAGAAGATTGCTACTGAAAGAATGGTTACCTTTTACAGATGGCAGTGCTGTCACAAATGCAGGCATGCCTTGAACATGCAGCACATACGGGTAGGAGCAGGAGTATTACAAACTACAGATTCCTTTTAGCAATGAGAAATTTTCACCAGAATCTTTCTTGTTTGCTCACCTGTTGCTTACTCTGTTATCAAGGCTGAGACAGCAAGCCCaggcaaggaaagaagaaaatgatggTAAAAATGATGATTAGTATGCAAGGAAAAACATTGTAGCTGCTTCCTTCATTGTATCCTCCTCGTAATGTCAGTCACTAGGgcaataattttcattttctgctctttctgatGTTACTGCGTAGGTGAAAAACTTTTGTCCCTCGGAGGCTGAAAACTAACAAAATCTCTTCTGTAAAGAGAATAGAGATCAGTGCCTAGGCAGGGTACTCCTGGACATAAAAAAGCAAATCTACCACAGGGGCAGTGCATCTCTTGTGGTTTTGAGAGGGTACTGTTCTTCATGGCATTTCCATGAATTAATTCAGTGGTCAATggttcaatttttttattctttatatcGTTGTGAAACCAATTCTTGCAGTAAAGACAAACAGTTTTGACAAACTgatttactttattttgtaaaGTGTTCCCAAACTTACAAAGTTTCATAAACATCAAATACCTGCTCCTTTTATCTCCATACTTATTCCTGCTTGAGCTTACACCTTTCTAACAGGCTTTTCCCTCGGAGTGATTGCCCTTTTCTATAAACCTTTAGCACCTTTGTCTTCTATTCTTTGCCACgtaaagcagaaattaacagcCAAGTAGTATTAAGTTCTGGGTCAGAAAATATTTGgtatattatttttgtttgctttccaactcacaagaagcagaaattatGCAGGTTCACCAAAATCTGAAATGAAGCTTTTTCTGGTATCTTAAATTTAATGAGCTGAAAAATCCATTGCCTGTCCCATTGTTTATTACTTTCTTACTAGATGTCAGCTATCTCAGTTGCCTCCTGTAAGAAATTGGTCTCTTACACACCATTTCTACAGAAATAGCTTGACACTGACCTCCAAGTTGCCTAACATCTATTCATCTGCAAACATCATGACAGTACAGTAAACATCTCCTAGCCCATGTCACCATCCCAGTCTTGTTCTTCTACATTCCATTGTGAGAGTCCTGATAGCAATCTGTGTTGATTGTTGAGAAATGCAAGATATTTTGGACTAGAGTCTGTGAAACACATGAGAATCTCATTTAGTTATCTTCAAGGTGGTAAGCTACCTGAGCTGCCTTGCCCGGTATTACTTTTCTTGCGCTCCCAAAGCCTCTGTTGGTAGGATTCTCCTGAATATTTTGCCATACAATTAATTGAAGGTTGCTTTTATAATATGAGACAGACTGGTCACAAATACCTTGATCTGGGTAAActgtgtctgaaaaaaaatatgtgtgaCAATGCACCTGCCATTCAGATGGCCATCATATGATTTAGCCTAATCAGAACTAGTTAATTACAGTTATTTAATCTGAGACACCTATTAAACATATTTTGGAACATGGACAAAGAGGAAGGaacttaaaatgcatttaagggctttttttttttaaaggctcaGTTTCTTCAGCAGTATTAAAATTTAGAGAATTTTGAGCACTAACCATTAAGCATGTCCGCATGGCACAATACAGGGCTGCGCAGAGACAATGGGAAGCTAGCTGAAAGCAATGCTGTGCATTTTTCAAGGAGCTAATTGAGGATTTGGTGTGGAGAAAAGACACTAGAGAGAGAAATAGGGATTCAAAAGCTGGAGGAATCCTTGAGAATCGACATAGACTTTCAAAAGGCATCAAGTTCTCTGCCTTTATgtaatatttctaaaatatctgaaatgcACCAGTTTTGTCTTTCACACATAGTTTAGTAACATACAAATTGTAGTTCTTGGAATTTTATGTAATTATCAGAAGATGTTCAGTAGATAATATCAGCTATGCCTTGTTATACAGACATTGATAGTACCTGTTGCTTCACTGTAATCTAACACAGTCTTGGTACCATCATACTAATGTGCAAGTACTTCTCCTAGAAGAGAGTGGTCCATTCAACCAGAACAAAACTTCAGActgctaaaaataaagataattttttttttaaagtaaaagaataaCTTCTGTGGTTTTATATTCCAGactaaaatacagaaaaaatactttcaaagcAGGTATTTGTTAGACATTCTAGCAAGAGTGTTTTGTACATATCTTTGATTTCATCACCTGGTTTCAGCACACTAAAAATACGGAGTGCCAGAGCGTCCTTGAATTGAACTCCTGAATCAATGAGTGTTTTGTCATGCTGGGAATGGAAACTTCCAAGGAACTGGCTAAAATGCTACTAGTTTTACTACATGGCACTCTTTTCTCTGAGTCAGCTCCTGAATATTTCACTGAGCCTGGTGTAACCAGAATTTCCAGTTTGGCTGGGACAGTCCTAGAATATTCTGGTATCCAGCAGATAtggttttgctatttttccACACCACATGAAGGAAACAGGATATTCCTGCTCTCACCTTAAGTCCTGCATAGGAATGCAGGCTTTTGCAGCACAGTAATAAGAGACAGGGACTCTGGAACAGGGTTATGATGTGATACAAGTCTTATGTTTTACTGCAAAACAAGATGAAAAGAGTATGTTCTACTCTGCATTAAATGTTGGTTAGTATGATGAGTCCTCAAAGCTTATGTTCAGTTAGGTAACCTGACACGGGTCCTACACAGGTGCTGTAACACATGctctcctttcttcttgtttctgtgGCCGTATATCTATATGTacatatagatataaatatataaaaagaaaaatacttttcactgACAACAATAACTACAGGTGAAGTAGCATAAGCAGGGAACAGAAGTTCCTCCCTAGCTGCCTGACACAGTGCCTGAGTTTTCTCACTGGAGGTAGGAACTATCAAATTGTTCTTCTCTTGACTGGCAGTGCTAGGAGACATGTTCATCACTAAAATTTGATGATgtttttagaagaaacataTCTACTAAATCTACTAAATTTTAGTAAACGACTCTGAATTTCAGTTGAGATAATTAAATTCGACTTGTTCAAGATCTGCCCTCTCCAATATGAACAGTATACTTAGTAACGAAATAAAAACAAGGACATAGTATGAAGGACAGCTAATGTTTTACCTGGATCATGGCAGTCCATCATGATTACTGATAGAAATTATTAATGTTATGACTGTTTGACAGAATGAGATAGAATTTGTCAGTTAGACTTCTGTGAAATTACTTAACCACATAGTTCttaaacaaatactttcttgCCTTAGTACTTCTCAAGGTTTTCTTAGTTGCTGAGATTGTAAACCTTTTGCCCAAACCtacagacactgaaaaagaagTCACTGCGTGCCATCGTGTGGATATCACAAGAACATCAGCATCTGTTCTGAAGAGAtggatttgtttaaaaaaaaagggggcgTGGAGAAGAGGGGGTAGAACACAAATGTGTATGTCCTTGAATACAAATATTGGGAGGAAACTCATTCCAGAAAATAGAGGGGTTTTGTTTCCgtttcttgcttttcagttaaaataaacTAGCAATGCTAATGGCCATGAGGTCACACTGTCAACTGTTAATGGTGTGTCATTAGCTAAGCAACTAGGCAATGACTTCCAGATTTGGACTTCATATCCAAGACACTTCCATGACGAAATACCACTTTAAACACTCTTTGTAGCACTATTCTCTACACACTCAGAGACAGCAGAACAGAACTGACCTGCCAGTAGCATACTTAGGatatttttctcccactttttcttcttacatGTATACCATCACCACTCTGTTGCTAGTTCCAGTTACACATGTGGTGATTCTCTAAGACAATCAAAGCTACTAAAACTGACGTAATGAATTTGAATGTTATCCTGAAAAGGATAGCAGGGAGTTGGGataagagaaatgaaagaggaaaagaagaggatAAGTTTGAGGCAAAATCACTTAtaacttttttttgcctttttatatAAAACAGCTTGTGTCCACAGCTTCCATGAACAGTCAGTGCTTTATAAGATGATATATAAGTCAGTTTCTCAGAACAGttcccattttaaaaagttatttatttggaatacaattaaatacaaacacaagCCAAGGATGTTTACATTgcttttccacattaaaaaatagcaaACTAAATTAGAGGTAagtcctgaaatatttttatgacttATATCAAACTGGTGAAATTAGAAGCTCTGTTCTagaaggggggaaggaaaagaaagtggcAATTCACTTCGGGGATTTTCTGGATGGTGTTTCTGGATAACAGTTATGTCTTTAAACACAAATATGCTtatgtgcagcacagcagtgctgaatgAGACCCCAGAACTCAAATGGCCTATTGTATCACTGATACAAAGAGACTGTGTGCTGGCAGGTTGGCTGCTCTGTAATTTACCAAGATTATGGACATCTTCCACAATACTACTATTTTGAACTCATGCAATCTGGAATTTATTTAAGTTGGATCAGGGCAATAGAAAAAAGAGTGTTAATCATCTAAATACATTAATGAGCTTCATCAACATGAAGATCAACTGGAGACAGGAagtgaaggaagagaaatgctCAGTTaccctttattttcctttaagctGAGTGAACACAGGATGAGCACTGTTGTcttgatggtttttttccaaaggagatCCCGGTACTACCAGCAGTAATGGCAGAAAGGGAGATGTGAGCATGATGTAAAGCAGAGGTGAGTAaaaatggtttgattttttggtttggttttagtttggtttgttgttgggttttggtggtttgAATTGTTTTAAGCACGCAACTACAGTTCGCTGGAGCATGTCACAAAAGACGACCTGTTCTCGGGGCTTTCCTGAATGTCTGCTGTGCACTGAAGCATTTGGCCTTTTCTGAGCGAAAAGGCAAATTTAGGGCTACCAAGGGAGCAACAATCCCTGTCTCCACGCGTGGCGCAGGGTGCGAGGTGCAGCCTTTCGGGTACGAGGGTCAGGACGTGGCAGCTGGTGCAGAACAGTCACAGCTGTCACTGCGCAGTTTCCATCGGAAGAAACTGCAGCACGGACCAGACCCAACTGCCCTCGGAGAGCCGAGTGTGACGAAAcccatgggcagcaggaaagggcaCGGCGCTGGCCTTGACGAGCGACGGTACCTCGTAGCGCACGCCAAGGCTCGGCGCCCCTCGCAGGCACCGCCCGCCCCTCAATCGCCGTTCGGCTCCGCCCGCCCCGCTTCGGCCGGGATCGCCGTTCGGCTCCGCCCGCCCCGCTTCGGCCGGGATCGCCGTTCGGCTCCGcccgcccgctccgccccgccccaCTCCGGCCGGGATCGCAGTCCCCTGGCAAGGGAGGGCACACTGGGCATGCGGGGCGGGCACGGCCATTCTGGAGGGTGGCAGGAGCCGCCGGAGCGTTGCGTGGATCGCAAGCCTGAGCGCGCATTCTGATTCCTCCCCTGTGGTTGGTAGCGCCCTGTGCGGGAGGCGGTGGTGAGCGGTGCAGCGGCGCGGCGGGCCCGCGGTGCCGGCGCCTTAGCGCGGGGCCATGAGGCACCTGCCGTACTTCTGCCGCGGGGAGGTGGTGAAGGGCTTCGGCAGGGGCTCCAAGGAGCTGGGCATTCCCACGGGTGAGCGGGCGCGGGGGGCACATCTCCTGGAAACAACACGGGCGGGGTGTTCCCGGGTCTGGGCCCGGccgtggggctgggggtccGCGCCGGGCCCCGGGAGCGCTGCCGCCGGTGAGGCGCCGGGCGGGGGGTTCTGCAGCCGGTCCCTGTCGCGCCCCTCGAGCGGAGCCGTGCCGTGCTCCTGCCAAGCAGCGGTGCAGCAGCGCTGTGACTCAGGTCGCCTCACCTCGGAAGTCGCCCggctgccctgcacagctgcgCTGTTGTTATGACTTGTGCTTTCCGAGAACGGCCCTCCCTCCTTCGGTATCAGCGTTTTCCTGAcgcttccctccctccccccccaccccttgCTTAGCGTCTTGCACTCTCCCTTGTGTTATTTTCTACACCTCAGTCTGTAAAGAGGTTTCTCTGAGTTTTGatgtttgttccttttttcaTCTAGTGGTCGTCATGATGTACAGCATGTAGATAAGGGTCACATTCACGGTGCTGTGGTGTGGCAGCTTGGGAAAATATGCCTTCACATAAACCTCCGATAGGAATAAGGAAGGGAGTAGAGTAGGCATTGGGAATCGCAGCAAGGAAGAAAGTTCAAGGGGTGTAAAGCAGAGTTTGAAATAGAGCAGGTGGGCTTGGCCTACAGAGAATATATTTTCCTATTGCCCATCTCTGTTTCAGTTGTCTAAATGCAGCCAGATGACTACTGCAAGAGAATTTTGACCTGCCTTAAACAGACACTGAGGTCAGAGGTCATATGGCACTTCTTCTAATGGACATGAAACTTCGTAAGGTTACGCTTATGGTGCTGGATTTCTGACATCTGAGAATGTCACATTCTTCTCTTGTTTATAAACGGTGTGTTGGTATTAGGGAACGGGGAAAGGAAGCCGTTAATGTCTGGGAGCTTTGATAAAAATTTGGTAACTGTCCTTTCAAATCAGTTTGATATCTTGCATGAAGAGATCTATTCAGCTGGGAAATAGATGTAGGATAGTAATTTTGAGAGAAGGTTAAATTCAgtcaaaaggaaattttattttactgtaaatatgtacttttcaaaggaaatctCAAATCCACAGAGGCCTCTGTAAGTGAACTTGTACAAAATTGACAGATGACTAAATAATTATTGCATTTGCTTCTAGATATTTTGTTTCATCAGCAAATATTTTACTAATAAATAGTTCTGAGATGTTCTTTTATAGTGCAGAAGAAagttgattttttcccctctcatttTTCATCATAGTAAAGCTGTAGTAATTGTTCTAAGAATGAAATGTGTTCTGGCTGTAGAAATGacatatttattaattattattgcagaagagaaaggaaactaTAAAATACAGTGGGTGTGCATGTAGGAGATGTAGTAACTCTGGTATTGCCACAGTGACTGAATTTTATGAAGCTGTTTTATACTTTGCCAAATGGTATGTTGTGTTATTCTTATCATCACCAGTGTTATGTTTGTAAATAGTATGTAGGCAGAGTTTGGCTTTTAAGTATTTGAAGATCCTGTTATATTCTTAACTTGCACAAAGTCGCTCACACTTTACACTTTATAAAATTTTTACAGCTAACTTTTCTGAGCAAGTGGTTGAAAGCTTTCCACCTGATATCTCTACTGGTATATACTATGGATGGGCCTGTGTTGGAAACGGAGATGTGCATAAAATGGTTTTGAGCATAGGATGGAATCCCTTCTATAAGAATACTAAGAAATCAGTGGTaagaattttggtttttgtgggatttttattGTAATAAAAGACCAGATGAATTTTAACAAGATAGGCAGGATTTGACTGATGAATGATATCTAGGGATCTGTGCACCATTAGAAATGCATTTGTTAtctatataatatttatattctgAAAAGAATATAGTCTCTGTAACCAGAGAATATGCAGATGAAGTTGaataaagttttttttcttctgttccacTGTTTCTTTACTACttccaaatttaaaatataacagTACTTGAAATGATGGTTGCTTGAGTTGCTGGTAGCAAATTAAGCGTAAACTTGATAAATGCATTGAATTTACTGGTTATGAGAGCCTGAGAATGAGCTGGAACATAGTAATAATCTGTTGTTCTCTGCAATGTATCTGCATTTCAGATAGGAGATGTTGGGGCAGCTTAATttgtaatgatttttaaaataattctgttcttAAATGATGGAATCCATACATGAGGTGCTGCAGCTTAATgtacagaataaatatttaaaggcaTATAAGGATGTAAGGATGGTGAAGTTAAAATCCTGAGCTGTGACGGCTTTGGGGATTTTTGCTGTCAGATGCTGATGTTTTTCCTGAGTCTTGCAGAGCTCTCATgttgaaaacaattttatttggACATGAATCTCTGCTTCTAAGTGTTTGTCTTAGGCAAATgtatactttaaaaattttttgcGGATAACTTTTCTCAGCAAGTAGTTAAAAGCTTCCTAACTGATAGCTCTGCTGGCGTATGCTATGGGTTGGCCTGTTTTGAAGATGAAGATGTGCATAAAATGGTTTTGAGTGTAAGGTGGAACCGTGTCTTAGTCTGGACTTGCTGTTCAATTTTATCATTCAGTTCCCTTAGGAGGTAGTTGTAaaagctctcctggagctgacTACTTCTATCAAAGTATTCATAGTTATTTAAATGTATCCACTTGTTGATGAAACCTTAACATTTCCAGCCTTGGAAATCTTACCACTGAGAAGTTTGGAAGCATTTCTCTTCAAGTCTGAgggtgtgggggttttttaaattggttggtgttttttcttttgggttgGGTTCGATTGGTGGGTTGTTTcggtgtttttttttttccttggctgtttatttgtttggggggggttttgtttggtggggcttttttttgtttgttttggttttttcttttgtttcatttttaagttttggtttggtttttgtgggggtttttttttgtttttttttgtttggtttgggtttttctggtttttggggTGGTGATTGTTTTGAGGGGGATTTtggtgtgtgtttttgttttttgagggtttttttgttttgcttttttttctttttttcttggtttttttttgttgtttgtaggtttttctgtttggtttggggctttttgttggttttttctttcttctttctttttctctttatacaCTTTTTACTCTTTAAgggagtaatttttttaaaattctatgcAAAGTGCAATTCTACTTCCTAATAAAAACTAAAGCCCTGGCCTTTTAATTTTGGATTATACATGCTATATTAAAtgtcccttttatttttatctgttgaGGAGAATTTGAATGTTGAATGTTAGGCCTGCATGCTTACGGAGAGGGAGATAAACTCCTAAGTTCATAATAATTGTTCACTTACTTCTCTTCCTTTAGGAAACGCACATTATCCACACCTTCAAAGAAGACTTTTATGGAGAAATTCTTAGTATAGTCATAACAGGATACATTCGACCGGAAAAAAACTTTGATTCCTTAGGTCAGTATTGGAGGTCTCCCTCAAACTagtttcttttttgtcttattCATGCAAGTTCTGTGTCTTCACTGTATCTCCTTCCATCATGAGATGTTTTATCTGTTAGCCTttgaaatttcagtaaaattttttcataacttaaaaatcaaaaaacataCCCCCACATCTTCTAATGTATCACACTAAAAACCcgcatttttctttcacttgtcTGAcgaataatttaaaaatcatggGCTTGTCAAAAAAGTCAAGtgtattaatttcttcttaaaatgcagttttgttaGTATTGAAACAGAACTGCTAACATGTCTTTTGGGAAAAGAAGAGGGTAGTGCTGTTAATGGGTAAAATGCAACTTTGGCAAGTTAAAAGACATTTTACAAGCAAAGAATTCTGCCTTTCAAACCTCCTAGTTATATTCTACTGCTGTAATCGTTGTTTGAAGTTTTGTGGTGCCTTATTTTCACTTGTTACTGTGTTCAGAATACAAACCAACTTTCAAATATCCCTATTCTTACCTTTTTCAGATGCACTCATTTCGGCAATTCAGGAAGACATTGAAGAAGCAAAAAGACAGCTAGATCTACCAGAACATCGTAAACTCAAAGAAGATAACTTTTTTCATCTGCCAGAAGGCAAAACAGTAAATGACAACTGAGAAAACCCAtgcagccttttttctttttaatttctttttcttattttgtccCCTGTCATGGAGCTTTTATGTTTGCACTGCTCTCTGAGATACTTTTGTGTCATATGTTTGTTAGATAACTGAGATCACAACCAACCGTACAAGatgatttcagttttcttttgccCAGTCATACAAAAGAACTAGAAGGCTGTACTATGTCCTTATAGATAAATTGTGTATCCTAAAGTTACTGGGTCTTTAGAGATCTGAGCACATTCAGAACATGACCAAAGTTAATTGTAACCTTAAGGTGTGGTTAGCTCATTTAATGAAGAATGTCTGTTTTTAACATAATGTCATTCCAgcttattttcccattttttatgTCATTCTTAGGTCTGGATTTTAGCTTAGAAAATGTTGCTATTGATTGACTCAGAAAATTCCTGCAGTTAGATATGATTAGATAACAATAGCAAGATTAATTCTCTATagttcttttttattatatacTACAGCTGTTATGGCTGAAGCTGttaatttaattgaaattatttatttaaagtttatttgaaatggaagaaatcaCTGTTGCTCATTGTGTTGCTAGAATCTGAGCTATACCTCTTCACAGCTGACTGAATTTATGACAACATGTGATTTGTGTAGTTTAATTCTGAAGAGGTGTTTCACttaatttcaaaaaatgaataaaagtgTGAAAGTTGATAAACTTTAAGGTTCAGGTGCAAAAGATGCAGAAACAATATAACAAGACTTCTGCTCATTGCACCTTAAAGGAAGATAGGTAGTGAGAcacaaatttgcattttgtgtGCTGCTGGTATTTTTCATAGGAAAATCTTGAGGTTATTCACTGCACTGGCAATAAATGTCTGACTTCAAGGTTGGCATTATTGTAAGGCACAGAAAAATCTCATCAACACTCTGCACTAAGTGCAGGTAAGAGCCAAGGTTTTGGCAGACCCAGTAGATGAATACAAATGAAAGCCTTTGGGGATTTATTGCATAATATATCAACTCTGTAGTGAATATTGGTTATTTTTTACAAGTAGTTGCAGACAGTCCTACTCTGGAATGTGGGGATACAAGtgggggttggactagatgatctccgAAGATCGCGTACAACCCTAACTATTTTGTGATAGATAAGTGGAAGAAGTACTATGAGTTGATggtaatttgaaaaatacttgcGAACTATGTGATATATGATTCAGTATCTACTCCTCTTTTCCTGTGATAAATTTTTCTATCCCTTGGTGAATGGAACCAGGTTAGCTACAGTGACTGTCACATTCATAACTTTTTGACATTGCTCTGTGATGTGTCTGGCACATATTCTGAAATTCAGAGTACTTCTTTGAATATGTTTCAGCTGTGATTCTCTGTCTGAACTACGATGTTCAATATGTAACGCACAATTTCTGTAGTGAAATCTGATTAAtttactccttgtcctg encodes:
- the RFK gene encoding riboflavin kinase isoform X2, with the translated sequence MRHLPYFCRGEVVKGFGRGSKELGIPTANFSEQVVESFPPDISTGIYYGWACVGNGDVHKMVLSIGWNPFYKNTKKSVETHIIHTFKEDFYGEILSIVITGYIRPEKNFDSLDALISAIQEDIEEAKRQLDLPEHRKLKEDNFFHLPEGKTVNDN
- the RFK gene encoding riboflavin kinase isoform X1; protein product: MGQPWMYGQTGNEMLESSAMERKLRILVNANFSEQVVESFPPDISTGIYYGWACVGNGDVHKMVLSIGWNPFYKNTKKSVETHIIHTFKEDFYGEILSIVITGYIRPEKNFDSLDALISAIQEDIEEAKRQLDLPEHRKLKEDNFFHLPEGKTVNDN
- the RFK gene encoding riboflavin kinase isoform X3, coding for MALLLMDMKLPNFSEQVVESFPPDISTGIYYGWACVGNGDVHKMVLSIGWNPFYKNTKKSVETHIIHTFKEDFYGEILSIVITGYIRPEKNFDSLDALISAIQEDIEEAKRQLDLPEHRKLKEDNFFHLPEGKTVNDN